The DNA region ATATAAGATGAACATGCGGAAAGAAGGGACAGTGGAAGAGATGGGAGGAGGATTGTGATGGGAATGCATTATCCCTCACAACTCACAAGGGATAAAAGAAACCACATATTCTTAATCCAAATAAACTTTCAGTTCTAGATAATGGTATTCATTGCATATAAAGAGAGAACATAAGCCTGGGGGAGGTTTTCAATAGGACTTCGGCTACAGATTAAAAAGGTCCCAAAACAGAGAAGCACAATAAGGAATTTGTCCTTACCAGAACTTTGGTTAGAGTTCAAAACGGTGAAAATCCCAATAAGGAATTAGGAAAGCCGTAATTTATTTTCAACTTATCACCATAAAGTAAGgctaataacattcataataacttAACACACTTTCTGTTAATTACTAAGAAAATGTTTCGGAATTTTTCTGTTTTATGGACATTCCAAATCAAAAATATTAGGCCAAAATAGTCGAGGTATCAGAAATTTCACAAAGATAGGCGCGAGCTAACTAGAGAGACATGtaattgttacatctttcacaaATGAAAAGGGAGATAGAGATGCAGTATACTCAAGCATAAACATAAAGGTTGCCTGGAATATGAAGGGGCAGACAAGTTAAGGAAGATTTTAGAATCCCAAAACTTAAGATCTAAACATTGTTTATGGGCGAGTGTAGTGGATTGTACTCAAATTTTCCATATGGCAGTCCAAAGCAACAAAACACAAGTTACAAGCCAAACATGTTCAAGGTTTCAACGGAAACAGACTAGTAAAAAATATTGGCCAAAGACCAATAGAATTCATTTTGATCTCCAGATGAAGTCATCGTAGAATCAGCATGAAAAATTTACCTGATACAGAGTCTAGCGCTAATAGATCATAGTCAGAAACAAGACCAACCTGCACCATGAAAGAGCTTCTGAGTTTTTAGTGTTTCGATTTGACATAATAATATTACGCTTAGAACGTCCTGAACTGAATATACTGAATCTAATCTGTAGAGGTGGTCATACATTTCACACTAAATACTGATTCAATCAATAACGTAACAGTGTAAAGAAAATTTCCCATAATTAACAGTCTTGATGCATACGAGGTACCGAACAAAAAGATCATCCATGAGATCTTTAAATTACCAAAAGTGGATGGAAACTTATAAGCTAGAGAAGAAATTCTTATTAGTGTGCCATCAAAATGTAGCAAGTAGCTGTCAAAACAAAAAAGTTCTACAAACACCTGTTGCcagaagaaaagaattaaacaaATTTCTGTTACCAAAAGAAATATTAGATTATTCGTCTTTAAATTACCTGCTTTGTCATTGCTTAATATTATAAGAAAGAGGGGCTTGAAACATGATATTTTACAAATTTAAACCAGAATAGAGAACTGTGATTGCACATAAACTCAGACGATTATAACATCTTTAACAGATCTACAAATTATGGCTTAAAATATTTTAGTGTAAAATGTCAAGAAAAGCATGTATCAAAAGTGTGAGAAGTAAAGCACGTGAATTACTCTtctagtatgcttatcatatcATTAACTAAGAGTTGTTGATTAGAATATGATGCAAATTAAAATCTATCCTAATGGTTATGTGCAATCACATGCATGCCGAGTTGCCGACTGCTATTCTAAAAGTTCCAAAAAGATTACAGGATGTTCTACTTTAGCATTTGTGAAGTACCCCCATCACTGTAAATAACCAGCCTAGCTGTCTAATAAACAAAAGTTATGTCCAGTCTCATAAGTAATCTATATGGGTTTGATATGCTGAACTTATCTTCTGTGTTTAACAAACTTCAGTTTGCACAAGATAGCCACTAAAAGATATTAAAGGTTCCTAATGCTAgatatgatgatattaattTAACTGAAATTTAATGACAAATTAGCTTTCAATATGTTATAGTTTGTTTAAGATATGTTCGTGAGTGCTACATAAGCTGGGAAATGAGTCATTGGGTAAGGATACTTACAATCAATAAAGCGTGAACTACACTGGAATTAGCAGCTACATAGCAAATCAGAACTTACCAATTTCCAGTTATCATCAATCACAGGGAAACCAGTGATTCTGTGTTCCACTAGAGCTTCCAAAGCTGTTGCAGATGTTATCATTAATCAGATAATAACTTCATGTAGAGAAAGTACAGATGAACTTGACTACAAAAGTACCTTCATCTACTGATGTTGTGGGCTTTACCACATGTAACTCCTCTTTTTTAGTCATGAAATCACCTACTGTATACACACCATTTCTCGGCTGCCACAAGTAGGAAAACTCATAATTTGGTGGACATTCATGGGGAAAATGCACTTCTTGATGCAATTGAAAAATGCATGTACAGTTCACAGTTGAGAAAAAGGGCtctaaaaaagaaacaaatcaaAGAACATTTAGCACCAATTTTTGTTCAAGCAACAGCTTGTGAGCAAGATATTCACATGAGGAGCCAATACCTATTAATCCCACTGTTCCAAAAATTTTAGTCCAGGTTTGCTCCCAAGAGTCAAATAAACAATCATTGTACCATTTAAATGTATTATGTGGtcattttgaaattaaaatgtGATTTATAAGGCTGTCTGTGTAGTCCCTAAATATCGAGTTAATTCCTTGTATGGTCATTGAAATTTAGGGAATTTCCTACAAAAgtcacttttattttatttaggaCAATAAAGTCATTCAAGtatcactattttcctcaaaaagtACCTAAACACCTCAAAAGCCTCCTTCTCTCCTAGTTGGCATGCCATGTCACTAAagccccatttttttaaaaaaaaatttacttgtAGACATAGTTAACTCACCAAACTCATTTAATCaatttcatattttatatcCAATCAAATATGACCCGATTAAAAAGCGGCAAAAGAACAAACTATCATGCAATCTAAATGAATTAggattaaaagataaaaaatttaaatctgtagataagttttaaaaattaaaaaaaaaaatgaatttgagttACTTTAGAGCTTTAGTTTAATATATTGATAGATATTAACATGACAAGTTGGAAAATCGAAtatcataacatgaaataaattaagaataaattatatttcataTAAGACTAATAgtataatatttcaaaataaaaaataagagtaataatataattttataaaataaagtatTATAGTAATGAAAATTCTATTTCTTTTgcatgagaaataaaaagaccTCAATGGTATGGAGATGGATATGCCAAAAATTACACACTACATATTTAAGAAcaaataactaaaaataaataggaaaattttacaataactttatttttttaaatatatgatttaattagattttttaaaatttaacccgATACGAATGTAATCTTTGTATTATCTGTGTAGTTCTATTTTAATGTGGAAAGaatatgttgtttaatatggaaaaaaatatgctatttgagaaaacttgaatttgaatagaaagATTAAATCAcacaattttaatttaaattgaaagataatatatttgaatcgagattaaaaaaataggtTTAAAAAAAGTGGCTTAATAGAATATATGGTTTGATTCTTTTGCCGTTAACCATGTCATATTTGATTGgttataaaatatgaatttagttaaatgagtttgatgagttaaatatgtctattataaaataaaaaaaatgagccTTTAGTGACATGGCATGCCAACTAGGAGAGAAGAAGGTTTCTGAAGTGTTTAGGtactttttgagaaaaatagtgATACTTGAGTGACCTTATTGTcctaaatgaaacaaaagtgatTTTTGTAAGAAATTCCCTAAACTTGAATGACCATCCAAGGAATTAACTCTAAAtatctaattttattttctaaataccaacattttatttttcaggTAAGGTAATAGCAATAATGTtacattttttcctttatttacaAACATCCACATCCATTTGTGTTGCACATCTTTGAACCATGCCACAACGCAACCTTAACCTTATGTGGCCTGCCTTGATTCATAGGTTGAGGCTTCCTTCAACTTAATCTGCATAAAGATACTTACCAAGAAATTGTGACTAGCAAATGGTATTAAGTCCAAAGGCGGTGCTAGTGCTTCAGTTTTAGGTTCGGCTGAACTCAGTAGCTTAATCTAAAGTCTAAACCCTGAATTTGTATCAAAGATGCCATTTAATATGTGCAACCCCTATTAATTAAGAATCCATTAACTTTAAAGGACTAAAATCTCAAACACACATTTTAACTCACTGGGTTTCGCCTAAAAATACTAACCTAAACATCCACATAGTATACCATGTTCGAAAATTGAGATTGAAATGCAGTAATTTCCTTTTTGTCACAACATTAAGGCTTAAAGTGAGGGAAAGAGAAATGCAAAATATATCAGAGTATGTGGATTTTTGTGTTCGCAGAactaaatatattttacattttaATATCGTTTAATCAGTATATTCCTGTGAAGACATGTCAAATTACAGCTCCATATGTCCATATTAGTTGTCATGTTTCCTTTTCTATAGTCACGTTCACTACTTTTATTGGATTAgatcaattcaatattttaaaattataatttagataatCAAAAACTACACGaaaaaatagtttcattttAATACGGTGAAAAAATATACCTCCGTCAAAACTAATATAATTTgactttaatttaaaaaaaaaaaaaagtggacaagtaatataggatatAGGGAGTAAAATAGAAGCACATTTTTAGAGAAAAGCTAAGATAAGAGTTCAATAAAGTGGATAAGGAAGCAAACCGGTACAGAATTGGGCGTCAAAGTATTGGCTGAAGCAAGGCGAGAGTTAGAAAGGCGTAAAGGAAGGTAAAATTTAGGGGAAGCAGCAGCAAATGTGGGGGCGGGCAGAGATAAGAGCAAGCAAGGCAGCTCACGGTGGAGACATATTCCAGACGGCGATATAGACGCCATTGACTGAACAGAGAGAAGAGTTGAAGtgaagatattattattatggcTTCGACGGAAATTGCGAAGCCACTACTCTGAAGCGGATGGCCTTGTCAGTTAGTTGTTATTTTCTGGGCTTCTCCAGGCATTAACAATTGTAGTTTCAAATTTGGTGCTTTCGAGGAAAGATATTTTTCCTTCTATTTCCCCAAGTTTGTTTCATTGACCAAAAGGCACATGTAGTTCTCAACTTGTTAATTCACACCTCCGAAATCCAATTGGCCTTCACTTCAAGTTAAATTGCTTATTGACTACTTAAATTTATTCCTAAATTACCTAAATcatagattattattttttgggtgTATCTAGTAGGACGAATTAATCTTTctaggggaaaaaaaaaaaaaaacttgacgAAACTATTTTCTAGATATAAAATTCTTTTCAAGGAAAGTATTTTCATAAAGACGGTAATGACTTTTGTAACGTATGTGTGaaagttatttttctttataaatatCTTAACCTTATTTCAGTTCATCGACTTTAATCAACATTTAGACTTTAGTTTTGACTTTTATGATTTAAAGATCACTataatgaaacaaaaaaattcatagATATTTATGGTTTCAATGTCTACAAGCATGGCTTAACAAATGACACAAGAAATCGGTTACTAATTCTGTTATTCTTCTCTCTATTTCaatagctttttaaaaaaaaaaaattattacttaaGGGATAGGAGAAGGGGAAATagggaggggattacaatgtggagattcgaaccctcaccaacaaggctAATTCTGTTATTCTTCTCTCTATTTCAatagcttttttttaaaaaaaaaaattatttttattacatagggggtaggaGAAGGGGAAATAGagaggggattacaatgtggggattcgaaccctcaccaataaagtgaaagttcaggtagccaactaactgagctactagatccctactaTTTCAATAGCTTTGTTTTGTCATATTTGGACTTGTTTTACTATTTCTGCATTTGATTTTAGCTTTTTAGGCCCTTTCGAAGTGTTTGTCTGATTGGATAATATCAGAATACTTTGCTTGAACTTTCAGATTTCAAAGTTTTTCAGTTGACAAATTTACAATACCAAAAAAATTGGGTCAGTTTGTGGGTCACTCACACAAATGCCCCTATTTCAGGGTGGTCTTTTATTTTTGCCCATCAACACTTTTTGCAcggcataaatttatatttcacTCGACATATGTATTATAATATCCCATAAGTTATGTCAGCCACGGCAAAATTTTCAACACGCCACATAATCTGAAAAGTGCTACACAATTTAGCTGCATAACTTAATTCCGATAGAACTTGTGCCGAGCGAGGAAAAAGTTTAATTTTCGAAGATAAATGTTACAAAACTTATGCCTAGCGAAGCAGGGCTGGATATTTTCTTTAAGTGAGCaatagggacaaaaattaaagaccacaaatatgaaagacaaaaattaaagaccagtgcggTTGAAAGGTAAGCGGTGCAAAACTTCCCAGTTTGTGTTGTTCGTTTTATCGGGCTGAAATGAAATTGGGTAATGTTTGTAATATGAGGCGGAAAAGCAAACGGTTCAATTTTCTTTGTTCCTCACTAACCGGGCTAAAATGAAAATGGGCCGGTACGTGCTGTTCTTGTGCCAGGTGATCGGAGTGGTGTATAATGGCCCAGTTTTTTAAACTTACGAAccattaatttgaaattattattaaaatcaAGTCTATCTATATGAGTAGATTCTTAGTTTTTTGTTTAATTGTTAATAATTGTTCCTAGGGCTGCCAATAAATGCCTAATTTCCCAGATCAACAGATATTCTATCAACTAAATACTGcagattttaatttaatttgacaAATACTGGCGCCAAAGCAACAACCACGTTATTAACTCAAAACTGCAGATCTCAATTTAATTTAACAAACACTAGTGTCCCAAGCAACACCAACACTTGTTCAAAACGAACCATTAACGAACTACtaagcca from Lycium ferocissimum isolate CSIRO_LF1 chromosome 2, AGI_CSIRO_Lferr_CH_V1, whole genome shotgun sequence includes:
- the LOC132046833 gene encoding CBS domain-containing protein CBSX1, chloroplastic-like: MASISPSGICLHRELPCLLLSLPAPTFAAASPKFYLPLRLSNSRLASANTLTPNSVPPRNGVYTVGDFMTKKEELHVVKPTTSVDEALEALVEHRITGFPVIDDNWKLVGLVSDYDLLALDSVSGKGTADAGMFPEVDSNWKTFNEVQKLLGKTKGKVVGDLMTPAPLVVRESTNLEDAARLLLKTKYRRLPVVDGNGKLVGIITRGNVVRAALQIKRATEMED